The Agromyces sp. G08B096 DNA window GAGTCGTCCGCGGCCGCCGCCGCCAGCACGGCGGCGAGGCCTTCACGCAGATCGTCGACGAAGAAGTCCGGTACCTCCAGCGAGGGGAAATGCCCTCCGGCGTCGGGCTCGCACCATCGGACGATGCCGCGGAAGCGCTGCTCCGCCCACGGACGTGGGACCTTCTCGATGTCTTCGGGGTAGATCGTGATCGCCGCCGGCACATCGACGACGAGCTCGGGATCGATCCTGTTGACTCCGCCGTGGCTTTCGGCATAGATCCGCGCGGCCGAGGCGCCGGTGCGTGTGAGCCAGTACAGCGTGACGTCGGCGAGCAGGGTGTCTTTGTCGATCCGCTCGAACGGCGACGCGTCGGTGTCACTCCACGCGGCGAACTTGTCGAGGATCCAGGCGAGCAAGCCCACGGGTGAGTCGACGAGCGAATACCCGATCGTCTGCGGTGCGGCCGCTTGCTGCTTCGCGTACGCCGCTTGGCCGCCACCCCAGAACGTGCCGGTCTCCTCGACCCACTCTCGTTCGACGTCGGTGAGTCCGTCCGTCGACAAGCCCGGAGGCGCCTGCGCCAGCGTGGTGTGGATGCCGAGGACGTGATCGGGATGCCTCGCGCCGAGCATGGTGGTGATCACTCCGCCCCAGTCGCCGCCGTGAGCGAGGAACCGGTCGTAGCCGAGGCGGCCCATGAGCGTCACCCAGGCGCCCGCGATCTTCTCCATTCCCCAGCCGGTGGTCGTCGGCCGCTCGCTGTACCCGAACCCGGGCAAGGATGGAGCGACGACGTGAAATGCCGGAGCGCTCGGGTCTTCGGGGTTCGCCAGGTCGTCCATGACGTGCAGGAACTCGAAGATGCTGCCCGGCCAGCCGTGCGTGAGGATCAGCGGGCGGGCATCCGGGCGCCGGGATCGATGGTGCAGGAAGTGGATGCCCAGCCCGTCGATGACGGTGCGGTACTGCCCGATCTCCGCGAGGCGCGCCTCGAACGGCCTCCAGTCGAACGCGGTCCGCCAGTAGTGCACGAGCTCGGTGAGATCGGCGAGCGGAACGCCTTGGCTCCACCGGGCAGAACCCGAGGTCTCCGGGTCGACGGTCTCCGCCTCCGGGAAGCGCGCGTTGGTCAAGCGGGTACGGAGGTCGTCGAGGTCCGCTTCCGGCGTGGTGGCTTCGAACCTCTGCACGCTGTCGTCCACGGGGCTCCTCTCGAGTTCGACCCGCGAGCAGGATGAGCTCGCGTGAGCTCGGCTCGCGTCGCGAGACCGGCTTCCCGGCGACGGTATCCGAGCCCGCCCGATCCGTTCCAGCCTCGGCGACCCGCTGGTGTGGTGTGAGATCATCATCGGATGCCGAGCGCACGGGACATCGTCACGTTCTCAGACAGTCCGCCGCCGCCCGGGGCGAGCCCATGGGTCGCGGGCGCGGAGGCGCGCGACGGCGACATCGCCATCGTCGAACCGGATGCCTCGTGGCCGGAGGCGTTCTCCCGCATCGCGGACCTCGTGCAGGACGCACTCGGCCCGCGGGCGTTGCAGATCGAGCACGTCGGGTCGACCTCGGTGCCGGGCCTGCCGGCGAAGCCGATCATCGACGTCGATGTGATCGTCGCGAACCCGGCTGACGAAGCCTCCTGGCTCCCCGCTCTTGAGGCCAAGGGCTTCGTGCTCACCGTGCGCGAGCCGTGGTGGCACGAGCACCGCTGCCTGCGGCACGCCGCCCCTCGCACGAACGTCCATGTGTTCGGGCCCGATGCGCCCGAGCCCTGGAAGCACCGGATCTTCCGCGATCACCTGCGGCGCGACACCGTCGACCGCGATCTGTACGCCGCGGTCAAACGCGAGACCGCCGCCGACGCCAACGCGCACGGCGAGACCGTGATGCAGTACAACGCCCGAAAGCAGGCCGTGATCCGTGAGATCTACGACCGTGCGTTCCGCGCCGCCGGTCTCGCGGGCGCAGGAAGCGTCTCGATCAGCTGATCGATCTCGCGGTCCGTGTTGAAGTAGTGCACGGAGGCGCGTACCACGGCGGGGAGGCCTCTGTGCTCGAGGTCGAGACGGGCGTATTCCATGACGGAGACGCTGGTGTTGATGCGCTGCTCAGTGAGCCGGCTCTGCACAGTGTGCGGGTCGATTCCGTCGATCGTGAATGTCACGATTCCGCAGGTCCGGTCACCGCGATCGTGGACCTGGATGCCGGGTAGCTCGGCCAATCGCTGTCGCAGGGTGTCGGCGAGCGTGCTGGCGCGTTCTTCGATGTCGGAGAGTCCCCAGGATCGCGCGTACGCGACGGCCTCGCCGAGCCCGATCTTCGCGGCGACGTTCGTCTCCCAGTTCTCGAACCGGCGTGCGTCCTCCCGGATGCGGTATCCATCCGGCGTCGTCCACGTGGCTGCGTGGAGGTCGAGGAACGGTGGTTCGAGCGCCGTGATGAAGTCGCGCCGAATGTACGCGAAACCCGTGCCCCGTGGGCCTCGGAGGAACTTCCGGCCCGTGGCGGTCAGGAAATCGCAGCCGATCTCGGTGACGTCGATGGGCATCTGTCCGACCGATTGGCACGCGTCCAGCAGGTAGGGCACACCGTATGCGCGCGCGAGGTCGCCGACCTCTTTCGCCGGATTGACGAGACCACCCTGGGTAGGGATGTGGGTGATCGCGATGAGTCGCACGGGTCCCGTGGTCGGTGCTTCCAGTCGTCGACGGAGATCGTCGATGCTGAGCTGACCGGTCTCGTCGTCGTCGACCGGTTCCACCACGACGCCAGTGCGGGCCGCGATCTGAAGGAATGCGATCACGTTGCTGGCGTACTCGGCCCGTGAGGTGAGGATGCGGTCGCCGGCTCGGAAGGTGGAGGCGAGGGCGTAGAAGACCATGTCCCAGGCACGGGTGGCGTTCTCGACGATGGCGATCTCATCGCGGTGGCATCCGATCAGCGCCGCGATCTCGTCGTAGGCCCGCTCGATCCTGGGGGACGCTTCTGCTGCAGCTTCGTATCCGCCGATCTCGCTCTCGCGGCGCAGGTGGTCGATGACGGCATCGGTGACCTGTCGCGGTGGAAGCGAGGACCCCGCGTTGTTGAAGTGGGCGACGTTCCGCACCCCGGGGGTGTCGACACGAGCGAGTGCGACATCGATGGCCATGCTGGTCTACTCCTGTCGTTCCGTTGGGGGTGGGGATGATTGTGCCGCCTTGAGTGCCGTCAGGTGAGCCCGGGTCAGGGCGGCGGCTCGGGCGGGATCTGCGTCGGCGATCGCCCGCACGATCTCTTCGTGCACCTCGTGATCTTCGCCCGGCACGCCGGCGTCGCAGGTCGTCGCGTTCGATGGCAGGTCGAGCATGTCGATCATGGCCTCGCGCATGCGTGGCGTGAAGCCGTCGAAGAACTCGAGCAGCACGGCGTTGTGGGCCGACGCCACGATGGCGCGGTGAACCACGCTGTCGGCGTCCACGTACTGGGCGGTCGTCTGCCCTGGCGTGATCCGCCGGGCGAGCGCCTCGTGCATCGCCCGGATGTCGGATGAGGTGCGCCGCTCCGCGGCGAGCGCAGCAGCCTCGGTCTCGATGGCGATGCGCCCCTCGATGACGGCGACGATGTCCGCTCTGCGCAGAAGGAGACCCCAGTTCTCACTCGCGTCAGCAGCCGCGACGAAGACTCCTGCTCCCTGCCGCGTCTGAAGCACGCCCCGGCCGGCCAGCTGTCGGATCGCCTCTCGAACAGTCGAGCGGCCGACGCCGAGCTGCGGTGCCAACGTCGTCTCACCCGGGAGCTTCCCACCGACCGGCCACTCGCCCGACGCGATCCGCTCGAGGAGCAGATCGGCGGCTTGATCCGCCAGTGACTTGCGTTGTACGGAGACCATGGCGGGCACCTCAGCCCGCCTCGTCGGTGACGTCCACGCTCGCCCGACCCGCGGCCCGCCTGTGTCCTGCGTGTCTCGAACCTTCCATGCCCGAGACACTACCTGTCTACTTGTCTGAGGTGTGCTAGTTTCTCGAGAAACAGCCTCGGCCTGCCCTCTCTGAGCCGAGCGGAGCGGAGACACTCTCATGAGCGGCCACACCTCGGATCGGCCCCGTCCGCCGGTGCAGTTCCGTGCCGCGGTGCCGGCCGATGCGGAGCGGATCGCACAGATCTGGGAGCCCGGCTGGCACGCCGGTCACGACGGCCACGTGCCCGAGTCGCTGAGCCTGCTGCGGACGTCGGCGTCGTTCCGCGAGCGAGCGGCGCGCATGATCGACTCGACACGTGTGGCGGTGGTAGACGACGAGATCGTCGGCTTCACGGTGTGCTCAGGCGACGAGATCGAGCAGGTCTACCTCGCCGAGGAGGCCCGCGGGAGCGGGATCGCCGGGCTGATGCTCGCCGACGCGGTGCGGGTGGTGCGCGCCGCCGGCCACGCCGAGCCGTGGCTCGCGGTGGCGAGCGGGAACGCGCGGGCCCGACGCTTCTACGAGCGGCAGGGCTGGCGCGACGCCGGCCCCTTTGCCTACGACGCGCAGACGGAGCACGGCACGGTGCCCGTCTCGTGCCACCGCTACGTGCTCCCGGCAGTCGTCACTCACTAGCGGGCCGGGTCGAGCGGCGGGATGCTCTCGATCGCGCACACGAGCATCGGCAGGTCGGGGTCGCCATCGGCGCTAGGGGCGTGAGCGCACGAGCCGGTGCATCCCCTCGCCCGACATCGGGCGGCCGAGCAGCCATCCCTGCCCGCGATCGCACCCGAGCCGGCGTACGCGCTCGAGTTGCTCCTCGGTCTCGATGCCCTCGGCGACCACCCGGATGCCCGACCGGTGCGCGACATCCACCGCGCGTGACATGGTCTTTAGCGCCTCGGGGGAGTCGTCGCCCACGAGGGTGCGATCGAGCTTGA harbors:
- a CDS encoding GrpB family protein; translation: MPSARDIVTFSDSPPPPGASPWVAGAEARDGDIAIVEPDASWPEAFSRIADLVQDALGPRALQIEHVGSTSVPGLPAKPIIDVDVIVANPADEASWLPALEAKGFVLTVREPWWHEHRCLRHAAPRTNVHVFGPDAPEPWKHRIFRDHLRRDTVDRDLYAAVKRETAADANAHGETVMQYNARKQAVIREIYDRAFRAAGLAGAGSVSIS
- a CDS encoding epoxide hydrolase family protein, with the translated sequence MDDSVQRFEATTPEADLDDLRTRLTNARFPEAETVDPETSGSARWSQGVPLADLTELVHYWRTAFDWRPFEARLAEIGQYRTVIDGLGIHFLHHRSRRPDARPLILTHGWPGSIFEFLHVMDDLANPEDPSAPAFHVVAPSLPGFGYSERPTTTGWGMEKIAGAWVTLMGRLGYDRFLAHGGDWGGVITTMLGARHPDHVLGIHTTLAQAPPGLSTDGLTDVEREWVEETGTFWGGGQAAYAKQQAAAPQTIGYSLVDSPVGLLAWILDKFAAWSDTDASPFERIDKDTLLADVTLYWLTRTGASAARIYAESHGGVNRIDPELVVDVPAAITIYPEDIEKVPRPWAEQRFRGIVRWCEPDAGGHFPSLEVPDFFVDDLREGLAAVLAAAAADDSVRGSGASDRLAR
- a CDS encoding aminotransferase class V-fold PLP-dependent enzyme; protein product: MAIDVALARVDTPGVRNVAHFNNAGSSLPPRQVTDAVIDHLRRESEIGGYEAAAEASPRIERAYDEIAALIGCHRDEIAIVENATRAWDMVFYALASTFRAGDRILTSRAEYASNVIAFLQIAARTGVVVEPVDDDETGQLSIDDLRRRLEAPTTGPVRLIAITHIPTQGGLVNPAKEVGDLARAYGVPYLLDACQSVGQMPIDVTEIGCDFLTATGRKFLRGPRGTGFAYIRRDFITALEPPFLDLHAATWTTPDGYRIREDARRFENWETNVAAKIGLGEAVAYARSWGLSDIEERASTLADTLRQRLAELPGIQVHDRGDRTCGIVTFTIDGIDPHTVQSRLTEQRINTSVSVMEYARLDLEHRGLPAVVRASVHYFNTDREIDQLIETLPAPARPAARNARS
- a CDS encoding GNAT family N-acetyltransferase, whose amino-acid sequence is MSGHTSDRPRPPVQFRAAVPADAERIAQIWEPGWHAGHDGHVPESLSLLRTSASFRERAARMIDSTRVAVVDDEIVGFTVCSGDEIEQVYLAEEARGSGIAGLMLADAVRVVRAAGHAEPWLAVASGNARARRFYERQGWRDAGPFAYDAQTEHGTVPVSCHRYVLPAVVTH
- a CDS encoding FCD domain-containing protein; its protein translation is MVSVQRKSLADQAADLLLERIASGEWPVGGKLPGETTLAPQLGVGRSTVREAIRQLAGRGVLQTRQGAGVFVAAADASENWGLLLRRADIVAVIEGRIAIETEAAALAAERRTSSDIRAMHEALARRITPGQTTAQYVDADSVVHRAIVASAHNAVLLEFFDGFTPRMREAMIDMLDLPSNATTCDAGVPGEDHEVHEEIVRAIADADPARAAALTRAHLTALKAAQSSPPPTERQE